A stretch of Miscanthus floridulus cultivar M001 chromosome 13, ASM1932011v1, whole genome shotgun sequence DNA encodes these proteins:
- the LOC136498948 gene encoding uncharacterized protein, producing MGVQSSEGQVMFSSIALLQQRFRELERIREKREERLLHVLPPPPPRPAATASLREMPVKWFFHPELLYPCRPLRDTTAAVAAASLFPAVPTTVCECKSFQLHDDSNPIAVELWPSKTYKTYNYKHVSGEVNVDTSLHL from the coding sequence ATGGGGGTGCAGAGCAGCGAAGGCCAGGTGATGTTCTCCTCCATCGCCCTGCTGCAGCAGAGGTTCAGGGAGCTGGAGAGGATCAGGGAGAAGCGGGAGGAGAGGCTTCTCCATgtgctccccccccccccgccccgccCTGCAGCCACCGCCTCCCTGAGGGAGATGCCCGTGAAGTGGTTCTTCCACCCGGAGCTGCTCTACCCGTGCAGGCCGCTGCGTGACACCACTGCCGCTGTCGCCGCCGCCTCCTTATTCCCGGCCGTGCCAACCACTGTCTGTGAATGTAAAAGCTTCCAGCTCCACGACGATAGCAACCCCATCGCGGTGGAGCTGTGGCCCAGTAAGACCTACAAGACCTACAACTACAAACATGTCTCTGGTGAAGTCAACGTCGACACCTCGCTGCACCTCTAG
- the LOC136501772 gene encoding polyamine oxidase 1, with protein MSSSTSSALVLAAAVLLALTLAQHGSLAATVGPRVVVVGAGMSGISAAKRLSDAGITDLLILEATDHIGGRMHKKNFAGINVEVGANWVEGVNGGKMNPIWPIVNSTLKLRNFRSDFDYLAQNVYKEDGGLYDEDYVQKRIDRADGVEELGEKLSGTLHASGRDDMSILAMQRLNDHQPNGPATPVDMVVDYYKFDYEFAEPPRVTSLQNVVPLSTFSHFGDDVYFVADQRGYEAVVYYLAGQFLKTDRSGKIVDPRLQLNKVVREISYSPGGVTVKTEDNSVYRADYVMVSASLGVLQSALIQFKPQLPAWKVTAIYQFDMAVYTKIFLKFPKKFWPEGKGREFFLYASSRRGYYGVWQEFEKQYPGANVLLVTVTDEESRRIEQQSDNQTKAEIMQVLRKMFPGKDVPDATDILVPRWWSDRFYKGTFSNWPIGVNRYEYDQLRAPVGRVYFTGEHTSEHYNGYVHGAYLSGIDSAEILINCAQKKMCKYHVQGKYD; from the exons ATGAGTTCCTCCACGTCTAGTGCTCTCGTGCTAGCAGCAGCAGTACTCCTAGCACTGACCTTAGCCCAGCATGGCTCCCTCGCCGCAACTGTCGGACCTagggtcgtcgtcgtcggcgccgGCATGTCCG GGATCTCGGcggcgaagaggctgtcggacGCCGGGATAACCGACCTGCTGATCCTGGAAGCGACGGACCACATCGGCGGCCGGATGCACAAGAAGAACTTCGCCGGCATCAACGTCGAGGTTGGCGCCAACTGGGTGGAGGGCGTGAACGGCGGCAAGATGAACCCCATCTGGCCCATCGTCAACTCCACGCTCAAGCTCCGGAACTTCCGCTCCGACTTTGATTACCTCGCCCAGAACGTCTACAAGGAGGA CGGTGGCCTCTACGATGAAGATTATGTTCAGAAGAGAATTGACCGAGCTGATGGTGTGGAAGAGCTCGGGGAGAAACTCTCTGGCACTTTGCACGCCAGTGGCAGGGACGACATGTCTATCCTTGCAATGCAGCGCCTCAACGATCA CCAGCCGAACGGGCCGGCGACGCCGGTGGACATGGTGGTAGACTACTACAAGTTCGACTACGAGTTCGCGGAGCCGCCGCGGGTGACCAGCCTGCAGAAcgtcgtccctctctcgaccttCAGCCACTTTGGCGACGACGTctacttcgtcgccgaccagcggGGCTACGAGGCCGTCGTGTACTACCTCGCCGGCCAGTTCCTCAAGACTGACAGGTCTGGAAAGATCGTCGACCCGCGGCTGCAGCTCAACaag GTGGTGCGAGAGATCAGCTATTCCCCGGGTGGCGTCACCGTGAAGACGGAGGACAACTCGGTGTACAGGGCAGACTATGTTATGGTTTCTGCAAGCCTGGGTGTCCTGCAATCCGCTCTCATTCAGTTCAAGCCGCAGCTACCT GCATGGAAGGTTACGGCGATCTACCAATTCGACATGGCCGTGTACACCAAGATCTTCCTTAAGTTCCCCAAGAAGTTCTGGCCTGAAGGGAAAGGGAGAGAGTTCTTCCTCTACGCGAGCAGCAGGAGAGGTTACTATGGAGTGTGGCAG GAGTTTGAGAAGCAGTATCCTGGTGCCAACGTCCTCCTTGTCACCGTGACCGACGAGGAGTCGAGGCGTATTGAGCAGCAGTCGGACAACCAGACCAAGGCAGAGATCATGCAAGTGCTGAGGAAGATGTTCCCCGGCAAGGACGTCCCGGATGCCACCGACATCCTTGTCCCGAGATGGTGGTCTGACAGGTTCTACAAGGGCACCTTCTCCAATTGGCCAATTGGTGTCAACCGCTACGAATACGACCAGCTTAGG GCACCTGTTGGAAGGGTATACTTCACCGGTGAGCATACCAGCGAGCACTACAATGGCTATGTCCATGGCGCTTATCTTTCAG GTATCGACTCTGCTGAAATTCTCATCAACTGCGCCCAGAAAAAGATGTGCAAGTACCATGTCCAGGGCAAGTATGACTAG